In Brachypodium distachyon strain Bd21 chromosome 2, Brachypodium_distachyon_v3.0, whole genome shotgun sequence, one genomic interval encodes:
- the LOC100843445 gene encoding uncharacterized protein At3g49140 isoform X2, with the protein MSAGATINWIKTPFGTRRCHDFSSLRCRNTFGSIQPCWFATDKESSLSKVRVAADYSDSVPDSKYMRERGYHPLEEVKERPKKKDLSLTDVETARTVVEANSKGLLVFPARVHNEPHGHVAWSEFQYVVDDYGDIFFQVPDNGNILDDDDANNPVTVLIGTDGAIIGETSVVTSDFSDHMDIEDSMDMRDDYSKIDTEITDILIEWGMPVTMRAIHPIYFAKCLTKAIHDNHGEKMDNPSNGVSIVGYLRPAFIEEESYLRSLFRAECNADGQSSNWRVNQTEEHHREPVSAYGTNGLIDDDKSRIDSSDAGSSMESMIYKLEIMTIELFSIYGKQLMIDPQDFQDAEPDLLTNYAPDIIKRIKENNDQCTMALRSLCSRKKGLAVEGASLIGVDSLGIDVRAFSGLEARTVRFSFNAQALSERSAEKKIRRMLFPRYRKSVKVPAEDEC; encoded by the exons ATGTCAGCAGGGGCCACTATAAACTGGATTAAAACCCCATTCGGCACCAGGAGATGTCATGACTTCTCTAGTTTAAG ATGCCGAAACACTTTTGGATCAATTCAGCCTTGCTGGTTCGCAACTGATAAGGAATCATCCCTCTCCAAAGTTCGTGTGGCTGCAGATTACTCAGACTCAGTGCCAGATTCGAAGTACATGAGAGAGCGGGGATACCATCCTCTTGAAGAAGTAAAAGAACgtccaaagaaaaaagaccTTTCACTAACAGATGTAGAAACGGCTAGAACTGTTGTAGAG GCCAATAGCAAGGGATTGCTTGTATTTCCTGCCAGGGTGCATAATGAACCTCATGGACATGTTGCTTGGTCAGAGTTTCAGTATGTTGTTGATGACTATGGAG ACATTTTCTTTCAAGTACCTGATAATGGGAACATTTTGGACGATGATGACGCAAACAACCCTGTG ACGGTTTTAATTGGAACAGATGGTGCCATTATTGGAGAAACTAGTGTGGTAACTAGCGATTTCAGCGACCACATGGACATTGAGGATTCTATGGACATGCGTGATGATTACAGCAAG ATTGATACAGAAATAACTGATATTCTTATAGAGTGGGGAATGCCAGTAACGATGCGTGCAATACATCCTATATATTTTGCGAAGTGTTTGACAAAG GCTATTCATGACAATCATGGGGAGAAGATGGATAATCCGTCAAATGGTGTCTCCATTGTAGGATATCTGAGACCTGCTTTCATAGAAGAAGAATCTTATTTGAGGAGCTTATTTCGTGCTGAATGCAATGCTGATGGCCAATCATCTAACTGGAGAG TCAATCAAACAGAGGAACACCACAGAGAACCTGTGTCAGCTTATGGAACTAATGGCCTAATCG ATGATGATAAATCGAGAATAGACTCGAGTGATGCGGGAAGTAGCATGGAATCAATGATCTACAAGCTCGAAATAATGACAATTGAGTTGTTTTCCATCTATGGGAAGCAG TTGATGATTGATCCACAAGACTTTCAAGATGCAGAACCAGACCTTCTTACAAATTACGCTCCAGATATTATAAAACgcatcaaagaaaacaatgatCAATGTACTATGGCTCTGAGGTCCCTCTGTAGCAGGAAAAAAGGACTTGCAGTAGAG GGGGCAAGCTTGATTGGGGTTGATAGTCTTGGTATTGATGTAAGGGCTTTTTCTGGCTTGGAAGCTCGGACTGTTAGATTTTCCTTTAATGCACAG GCGCTATCTGAACGTTCAGCTGAAAAGAAGATCAGGCGAATGCTTTTTCCACGTTATCGCAAGTCTGTCAAAGTACCTGCTGAAGATGAATGTTAG
- the LOC100843445 gene encoding uncharacterized protein At3g49140 isoform X1: MSAGATINWIKTPFGTRRCHDFSSLSFRCRNTFGSIQPCWFATDKESSLSKVRVAADYSDSVPDSKYMRERGYHPLEEVKERPKKKDLSLTDVETARTVVEANSKGLLVFPARVHNEPHGHVAWSEFQYVVDDYGDIFFQVPDNGNILDDDDANNPVTVLIGTDGAIIGETSVVTSDFSDHMDIEDSMDMRDDYSKIDTEITDILIEWGMPVTMRAIHPIYFAKCLTKAIHDNHGEKMDNPSNGVSIVGYLRPAFIEEESYLRSLFRAECNADGQSSNWRVNQTEEHHREPVSAYGTNGLIDDDKSRIDSSDAGSSMESMIYKLEIMTIELFSIYGKQLMIDPQDFQDAEPDLLTNYAPDIIKRIKENNDQCTMALRSLCSRKKGLAVEGASLIGVDSLGIDVRAFSGLEARTVRFSFNAQALSERSAEKKIRRMLFPRYRKSVKVPAEDEC; this comes from the exons ATGTCAGCAGGGGCCACTATAAACTGGATTAAAACCCCATTCGGCACCAGGAGATGTCATGACTTCTCTAGTTTAAG TTTTAGATGCCGAAACACTTTTGGATCAATTCAGCCTTGCTGGTTCGCAACTGATAAGGAATCATCCCTCTCCAAAGTTCGTGTGGCTGCAGATTACTCAGACTCAGTGCCAGATTCGAAGTACATGAGAGAGCGGGGATACCATCCTCTTGAAGAAGTAAAAGAACgtccaaagaaaaaagaccTTTCACTAACAGATGTAGAAACGGCTAGAACTGTTGTAGAG GCCAATAGCAAGGGATTGCTTGTATTTCCTGCCAGGGTGCATAATGAACCTCATGGACATGTTGCTTGGTCAGAGTTTCAGTATGTTGTTGATGACTATGGAG ACATTTTCTTTCAAGTACCTGATAATGGGAACATTTTGGACGATGATGACGCAAACAACCCTGTG ACGGTTTTAATTGGAACAGATGGTGCCATTATTGGAGAAACTAGTGTGGTAACTAGCGATTTCAGCGACCACATGGACATTGAGGATTCTATGGACATGCGTGATGATTACAGCAAG ATTGATACAGAAATAACTGATATTCTTATAGAGTGGGGAATGCCAGTAACGATGCGTGCAATACATCCTATATATTTTGCGAAGTGTTTGACAAAG GCTATTCATGACAATCATGGGGAGAAGATGGATAATCCGTCAAATGGTGTCTCCATTGTAGGATATCTGAGACCTGCTTTCATAGAAGAAGAATCTTATTTGAGGAGCTTATTTCGTGCTGAATGCAATGCTGATGGCCAATCATCTAACTGGAGAG TCAATCAAACAGAGGAACACCACAGAGAACCTGTGTCAGCTTATGGAACTAATGGCCTAATCG ATGATGATAAATCGAGAATAGACTCGAGTGATGCGGGAAGTAGCATGGAATCAATGATCTACAAGCTCGAAATAATGACAATTGAGTTGTTTTCCATCTATGGGAAGCAG TTGATGATTGATCCACAAGACTTTCAAGATGCAGAACCAGACCTTCTTACAAATTACGCTCCAGATATTATAAAACgcatcaaagaaaacaatgatCAATGTACTATGGCTCTGAGGTCCCTCTGTAGCAGGAAAAAAGGACTTGCAGTAGAG GGGGCAAGCTTGATTGGGGTTGATAGTCTTGGTATTGATGTAAGGGCTTTTTCTGGCTTGGAAGCTCGGACTGTTAGATTTTCCTTTAATGCACAG GCGCTATCTGAACGTTCAGCTGAAAAGAAGATCAGGCGAATGCTTTTTCCACGTTATCGCAAGTCTGTCAAAGTACCTGCTGAAGATGAATGTTAG
- the LOC100843445 gene encoding uncharacterized protein At3g49140 isoform X3: MSAGATINWIKTPFGTRRCHDFSSLSFRCRNTFGSIQPCWFATDKESSLSKVRVAADYSDSVPDSKYMRERGYHPLEEVKERPKKKDLSLTDVETARTVVEANSKGLLVFPARVHNEPHGHVAWSEFQYVVDDYGDIFFQVPDNGNILDDDDANNPVTVLIGTDGAIIGETSVVTSDFSDHMDIEDSMDMRDDYSKIDTEITDILIEWGMPVTMRAIHPIYFAKCLTKAIHDNHGEKMDNPSNGVSIVGYLRPAFIEEESYLRSLFRAECNADGQSSNWREEHHREPVSAYGTNGLIDDDKSRIDSSDAGSSMESMIYKLEIMTIELFSIYGKQLMIDPQDFQDAEPDLLTNYAPDIIKRIKENNDQCTMALRSLCSRKKGLAVEGASLIGVDSLGIDVRAFSGLEARTVRFSFNAQALSERSAEKKIRRMLFPRYRKSVKVPAEDEC; this comes from the exons ATGTCAGCAGGGGCCACTATAAACTGGATTAAAACCCCATTCGGCACCAGGAGATGTCATGACTTCTCTAGTTTAAG TTTTAGATGCCGAAACACTTTTGGATCAATTCAGCCTTGCTGGTTCGCAACTGATAAGGAATCATCCCTCTCCAAAGTTCGTGTGGCTGCAGATTACTCAGACTCAGTGCCAGATTCGAAGTACATGAGAGAGCGGGGATACCATCCTCTTGAAGAAGTAAAAGAACgtccaaagaaaaaagaccTTTCACTAACAGATGTAGAAACGGCTAGAACTGTTGTAGAG GCCAATAGCAAGGGATTGCTTGTATTTCCTGCCAGGGTGCATAATGAACCTCATGGACATGTTGCTTGGTCAGAGTTTCAGTATGTTGTTGATGACTATGGAG ACATTTTCTTTCAAGTACCTGATAATGGGAACATTTTGGACGATGATGACGCAAACAACCCTGTG ACGGTTTTAATTGGAACAGATGGTGCCATTATTGGAGAAACTAGTGTGGTAACTAGCGATTTCAGCGACCACATGGACATTGAGGATTCTATGGACATGCGTGATGATTACAGCAAG ATTGATACAGAAATAACTGATATTCTTATAGAGTGGGGAATGCCAGTAACGATGCGTGCAATACATCCTATATATTTTGCGAAGTGTTTGACAAAG GCTATTCATGACAATCATGGGGAGAAGATGGATAATCCGTCAAATGGTGTCTCCATTGTAGGATATCTGAGACCTGCTTTCATAGAAGAAGAATCTTATTTGAGGAGCTTATTTCGTGCTGAATGCAATGCTGATGGCCAATCATCTAACTGGAGAG AGGAACACCACAGAGAACCTGTGTCAGCTTATGGAACTAATGGCCTAATCG ATGATGATAAATCGAGAATAGACTCGAGTGATGCGGGAAGTAGCATGGAATCAATGATCTACAAGCTCGAAATAATGACAATTGAGTTGTTTTCCATCTATGGGAAGCAG TTGATGATTGATCCACAAGACTTTCAAGATGCAGAACCAGACCTTCTTACAAATTACGCTCCAGATATTATAAAACgcatcaaagaaaacaatgatCAATGTACTATGGCTCTGAGGTCCCTCTGTAGCAGGAAAAAAGGACTTGCAGTAGAG GGGGCAAGCTTGATTGGGGTTGATAGTCTTGGTATTGATGTAAGGGCTTTTTCTGGCTTGGAAGCTCGGACTGTTAGATTTTCCTTTAATGCACAG GCGCTATCTGAACGTTCAGCTGAAAAGAAGATCAGGCGAATGCTTTTTCCACGTTATCGCAAGTCTGTCAAAGTACCTGCTGAAGATGAATGTTAG